The following coding sequences lie in one Haematobia irritans isolate KBUSLIRL chromosome 3, ASM5000362v1, whole genome shotgun sequence genomic window:
- the LOC142229535 gene encoding uncharacterized protein LOC142229535 isoform X1: MSSKSNDGYNQFPECGNVSVKEEPSTKFDPNDPLQILPDFTSPDMLFEGVQSDDSDDTSNTEPSTSKISKLDGSNSFLEAMEVGDLSYQRREKVQRIWSDEETRLLLHLYGRCLSDIGPHKTFKHKKDMWITISSRFRDKTPKQCEERFKTVLRRRRKWASRMNNPFQGKRMRTPKKDILHFEPECQITIENEVPTKSQTPQFNQPKPQIPARDVHQVSKKSNDQGSNQSKNAESRIEPSAQIQQSITEHNCAAIEATLLEIAAKKEEARERRHKEKMAAIEKLQNMLQKILEGRNCI, from the exons ATGAGCTCAAAAAGCAACGACGGATATAATCAGTTTCCAGAGTGTGGGAATGTCTCTGTTAAAGAAGAACCATCAACAAAATTTGATCCAAATGATCCATTACAAATTCTACCCGATTTCACATCTCCCGATATGttgtttgagggtgtacaaTCTGACGATTCTGATGACACTTCAAATACTGAACCCTCAAcatccaaaatatcaaaattagaTGGCTCCAATAGTTTTCTAGAAGCAATGGAAGTGGGTGACTTATCGTATCAAAGACGGGAAAAGGTGCAGAGAA TATGGTCTGATGAAGAAACCAGATTGCTTTTACATCTTTATGGTCGTTGCTTGTCTGACATTGGTCCACACAAAACGTTTAAACACAAAAAAGATATGTGGATCACCATATCATCCAGATTTCGAGACAAGACTCCCAAGCAATGTGAAGAAAGATTTAAAACAGTCTTGCGAAGACGAAGAAAATGGGCCTCCAGAATGAATAATCCTTTCCAGGGTAAAAGAATGCGAACACCGAAAAAAGATATATTACATTTCGAACCAGAATGTCAAATAACCATTGAAAATGAAGTTCCAACAAAATCCCAGACACCACAATTCAATCAACCGAAACCTCAAATACCGGCCAGAGATGTACATCAGGTATCAAAAAAGAGCAATGATCAAGGCTctaatcaatcaaaaaatgcaGAAAGTAGAATAGAACCGAGTGCGCAAATACAACAGTCAATTACCGAACACAATTGTGCGGCTATAGAAGCAACATTATTAGAGATTGCTGCAAAGAAGGAAGAAGCCAGAGAAAGGCGTCACAAAGAAAAAATGGCCGCAATAGAAAAGTTGCAAAATATGCTTCAAAAAATTCTAGAGggaagaaattgtatttaa
- the LOC142229535 gene encoding uncharacterized protein LOC142229535 isoform X2 → MSSKSNDGYNQFPECGNVSVKEEPSTKFDPNDPLQILPDFTSPDMLFEGVQSDDSDDTSNTEPSTSKISKLDGSNSFLEAMEVGDLSYQRREKVQRIWTDIETKFLLKLYAKYLTEIGPMKRFRNKKQMWAEIATKIPGMTATQCLERVKTIMKRKRNRRPAIKVSKRNGEVLELESNDGKYIVEFHSEELDVPENDIDTSRTETPPVINEAQTDLNYSMESRNNSVSKSQQTEIINQQPIVKKIITLEETLLAIADRREEARERRHREKMEATKETQNILRQILAEVRKSK, encoded by the exons ATGAGCTCAAAAAGCAACGACGGATATAATCAGTTTCCAGAGTGTGGGAATGTCTCTGTTAAAGAAGAACCATCAACAAAATTTGATCCAAATGATCCATTACAAATTCTACCCGATTTCACATCTCCCGATATGttgtttgagggtgtacaaTCTGACGATTCTGATGACACTTCAAATACTGAACCCTCAAcatccaaaatatcaaaattagaTGGCTCCAATAGTTTTCTAGAAGCAATGGAAGTGGGTGACTTATCGTATCAAAGACGGGAAAAGGTGCAGAGAA tatggaccgatatcgaaacCAAATTCCTTTTAAAACTCTACGCAAAATACTTGACCGAAATAGGGCCAATGAAGAGGTtcagaaacaaaaaacaaatgtggGCCGAAATAGCAACGAAAATTCCCGGAATGACTGCCACACAATGTTTAGAACGTGTAAAGACAATAATGAAGAGAAAAAGAAATCGGCGACCCGCAATTAAAGTTAGTAAAAGAAATGGTGAAGTCTTGGAGCTTGAGTCGAATGATGGTAAATATATTGTTGAATTCCATAGTGAAGAGTTAGATGTGCCAGAAAATGATATAGACACATCAAGAACTGAAACTCCTCCGGTGATAAACGAAGCACAAACAGATCTAAATTATAGTATGGAATCGAGAAATAACTCTGTCTCTAAGTCCCAACAAACAGAAATCATCAATCAACAaccaattgttaaaaaaataataacactgGAAGAAACCCTCTTAGCGATAGCCGATCGAAGAGAGGAAGCAAGAGAAAGACGTCATAGAGAGAAAATGGAAGCGACCAAAGAAACCCAAAATATTCTACGACAAATACTGGCCGAAGtacgaaaatcaaaataa
- the LOC142230105 gene encoding uncharacterized protein LOC142230105: MVEHIQNYLTLEENDFDVKEEFEEYSISHEFTILTDSSEPANHENGEMILPDDSTTKRRQINLTQEDMIVEFMKKYPQLACKGAGRDGTKRERYKNEKRWQELVNELNLVGPPKRNRDGWMRAWLEKKAVIQRKVNAIKSGNDVFLSSNESAVAFLSGMFDDVEVKSEEEIIQDLEEESKCYSPPPDNSSEVYQQQDNRYSYLVKSSESLEDKDELSHEPASSNTLKRKRQDNSIQQDVEKSITTNETKSYVDIATELNKLHNALEGGRDLLKKVEENTQNILGELNKLAQIFVKHSNAMNRQTEEMVKHRMENERHHRVMEKIAHEKLLLKKQALKLQKEQMNTI; the protein is encoded by the exons atggttgaaCATATCCAAAATTATTTAACTTTAGAAGAAAATGACTTCGACGTTAAAGAAGAATTTGAAGAATACAGTATATCGCACGAATTCACAATTCTAACGGACAGCTCCGAACCTGCTAATCATGAAAATGGGGAAATGATTTTGCCAG ACGATTCCACGACAAAACGCAGGCAAATAAATCTCACACAGGAAGATATGATTGTAGAATTCATGAAAAAGTATCCTCAGTTGGCTTGCAAGGGAGCTGGTAGAGATGGAACAAAACGAGAAAGATACAAAAATGAGAAACGTTGGCAAGAACTGGTAAATGAACTGAATCTTGTTGGACCACCGAAAAGAAACCGTGATGGATGGATGAGG GCATGGCTAGAAAAGAAAGCAGTAATTCAAAGGAAGGTCAATGCGATAAAAAGTGGTAATGATGTGTTTTTGTCATCCAACGAATCTGCTGTTGCttttctgagtggcatgtttgatGATGTAGAAGTTAAAAGCGAAGAGGAAATAATCCAAGACCTAGAAGAAGAGAGTAAATGTTACTCACCACCTCCTGACAATTCCTCAGAAGTGTATCAACAACAAGATAATCGATACTCATATCTGGTAAAGTCATCGGAATCTCTAGAAGATAAAGATGAACTATCTCATGAACCTGCCTCATCGAATACCCTTAAAAGAAAAAGACAAGACAATTCCATTCAACAGGATGTAGAAAAGTCAATCACTACTAATGAAACAAAAAGCTACGTCGATATTGCAACGGAGTTAAACAAACTACATAACGCTCTCGAGGGTGGAAGAGATTTACTAAAAAAAGTAGAAGAAAATACTCAAAATATCTTGGGGGAATTAAATAAATTGGcgcaaatttttgtaaagcatTCAAATGCGATGAACAGGCAAACTGAAGAAATGGTTAAACATAGAATGGAAAACGAAAGACATCACAGGGTAATGGAAAAAATAGCCCATGAAAAACTCTTGTTAAAGAAACAGGCATTGAAGTTGCAGAAAGAACAAATGAATACAATCTAa
- the LOC142230021 gene encoding uncharacterized protein LOC142230021 encodes MSEQKKVLRGHYISTADGDFYVKEDIDDYLEFEILSDNEETGPDNEEETILPMQEEEEFDRIPRRLNRLQEDMIIEFMKQHPQLARKGAYKGAARYKNVKLWQGMTKKLNLVGPPRRPPRAWMKHWATKRKKVQTKVNAIKKGRDIFLSPRDSTIAQLSGMYDDIDKESYEKCIQTTQEENSHSPLPNNSAQSCQQNNPSVHLVNVLESEEIQDNTCEEPATSNTIKRKLMNQPIQNAVKKFITDETKCHEDIATSLNGLHNNLEEGAAVLKTLESNTQTILGALQEMSRCFVNHTVATKKQTHEMIYQGIENERYHSVMERLACEKLALKKKELELKRQQMNTM; translated from the exons ATGAGTGAGCAAAAGAAAGTATTAAGAGGACATTATATATCAACGGCCGATGGTGACTTCTACGTTAAAGAAGATATTGACGACTACTTGGAATTCGAAATTCTATCGGACAATGAGGAAACCGGACCGGACAATGAGGAGGAAACGATTTTGCCCATGCAAGAGGAAGAAGAGTTTG atcggATTCCACGCAGACTAAATCGTTTACAAGAAGATATGATCATAGAATTTATGAAACAACATCCCCAATTGGCTCGAAAGGGGGCATATAAAGGTGCAGCAAGATATAAAAATGTGAAACTTTGGCAGGGAATGACAAAAAAACTCAACCTTGTTGGACCACCAAGAAGACCTCCACGTGCTTGGATGAAG CATTGGGCGACCAAGAGAAAAAAAGTTCAAACGAAGGTGAATGCCATAAAAAAGGGTAGAGATATATTTTTATCGCCTAGAGATTCAACAATTGCACAGTTGAGTGGTATGTACGATGATATAGATAAAGAGAGCTATGAAAAATGTATCCAAACAACCCAAGAAGAAAATAGCCATTCACCACTTCCTAATAATTCAGCACAATCTTGCCAGCAAAATAATCCATCAGTACATCTTGTAAATGTATTGGAATCTGAAGAAATTCAAGATAATACATGTGAAGAACCTGCCACGTCAAATacaattaaaagaaaacttatgaaCCAGCCCATACAAAATGctgtaaaaaagtttataactGATGAAACAAAGTGTCACGAAGATATTGCAACATCTTTAAATGGTTTACATAATAATTTAGAAGAAGGAGCAGCCGTATTAAAAACTTTAGAATCAAATACTCAAACTATCTTGGGAGCTTTACAAGAAATGTCGAGATGTTTTGTGAATCACACAGTTGCCACGAAGAAACAAACGCACGAAATGATTTACCAAGGAATTGAAAACGAAAGATACCATAGTGTAATGGAAAGACTGGCCTGTGAAAAACTAGCGTTGAAGAAAAAAGAATTAGAATTGAAAAGGCAACAAATGAATACTATGTAA
- the LOC142228877 gene encoding uncharacterized protein LOC142228877, producing the protein MNTQFLVTFSIAFLAYGWSCDPQSDNKPNCNYRNLQKPIRNFWDPTVFWICSEANAEAELVKCPDGHLFDSTTRECVVSTKWIWTNPCVISKCNPESNNEPICSERNLNEGIRNFWDPTVYWMCISAYDDAELFQCADSYMFDSLRKQCVPENTWVWTKPCPEN; encoded by the coding sequence aatttttagTGACGTTTTCAATTGCCTTCTTGGCATATGGATGGTCATGTGATCCGCAAAGCGATAACAAACCCAATTGCAATTATCGCAATTTACAAAAACCAATACGCAATTTTTGGGATCCTACCGTTTTTTGGATATGTAGCGAAGCCAATGCAGAGGCCGAATTAGTAAAATGTCCTGATGGACATCTCTTTGATTCTACCACACGTGAATGTGTTGTATCCACCAAATGGATTTGGACTAATCCATGTGTCATTTCAAAGTGTAATCCAGAGAGTAATAATGAACCTATTTGTTCGGAAAGAAATTTAAACGAAGGTATTCGCAATTTTTGGGATCCTACAGTTTATTGGATGTGTATTTCGGCTTATGATGATGCAGAACTTTTCCAGTGTGCTGATAGTTATATGTTTGATTCGTTGCGTAAACAATGTGTGCCCGAAAATACATGGGTTTGGACTAAACCGTGTCCGGAGAACTAA